A window of the Zeugodacus cucurbitae isolate PBARC_wt_2022May chromosome 2, idZeuCucr1.2, whole genome shotgun sequence genome harbors these coding sequences:
- the LOC128924117 gene encoding uncharacterized protein LOC128924117, with protein sequence MDKEKTNERENVANKSKSEGSLNIDAQYPELRRSSRSPVKPRRYEPEDLNSSVRNKNKLKAKIKTTRGCFESETKSAKFVTKSSEGINLKEESRLRRSKRSPKKPYHFQPEYIKSASKIKKKQGAKASPPTNVNRDGCVPTTECDAKSERKEEKDDVNQCKNKSAGSPLIKNSKLKKSALKITKKYKKNNSRTIKQIVYPTAEELAEYKRTEREQIKANRKMKEIFANFQKEPEKVKILSLNNMSSEEILNTFPIYQDQLDIVFHELRSQPKVDDYKGVNHYSVIELIDNEKQLKMMHKLGEVYETEPDGISLYPTLFANALMPEWLVHIFKDKYKLSHSEAVSHLHKQRQYMQYLDVDDCL encoded by the exons atggatAAAGAGAAAACTAATGAACGTGAAAATGTGGCAAACAAGTCAAAGTCAGAAGGTAGTTTGAATATTGATGCACAATACCCGGAACTACGACGATCAAGCCGTTCCCCTGTAAAACCACGTCGATATGAACCCGAAGATCTTAATTCCTCAgttagaaacaaaaacaaattaaaggcAAAGATCAAAACTACCCGTGGATGCTTTGAATCTGAAACAAAATCCGCAAAATTCGTCACGAAATCATCAGaaggaattaatttaaaagaagaGTCCAGATTACGTCGTTCTAAACGCTCACCGAAAAAGCCTTACCATTTTCAGCCAGAATATATTAAATCTGCttcaaagattaaaaaaaaacagggcGCTAAAGCAAGCCCGCCCACCAATGTTAACAGAGACGGCTGTGTTCCTACAACTGAGTGCGATGCTAAATCTGAACGAAAAGAAGAAAAGGATGATGTTaatcaatgcaaaaacaaatcagCCGGAAGCCCAttgataaaaaattcaaaattaaagaaatctgctctcaaaataacaaagaaatataagaaaaataattcaagGACAATAAAGCAAATAGTTTATCCCACAGCAGAGGAATTGGCAGAATATAAGCGTACAGAACGAGAACAGATAAAAGCAAAtaggaaaatgaaagaaatatttgcaaatttccaGAAAGAACCTGaaaaagtcaaaatatt GTCACTAAATAATATGAGTTctgaagaaattttgaatacCTTTCCTATATATCAGGATCAACTGGATATTGTTTTCCATGAACTGCGCTCACAACCGAAAGTGGACGATTACAAAGGAGTTAATCACTATTCCGTTATTGAATTGATCGACAATGAAAAACAACTGAAAATGATGCACAAACTTGGGGAAGTATACGAAACTGAACCAGATGGAATATCTTTG tacCCTACGCTATTCGCTAACGCGTTGATGCCCGAATGGCTGGTTCATATATTCAAGGATAAGTATAAATTGTCTCATAGTGAAGCCGTGTCCCACTTACATAAACAACGACAATATATGCAATACTTGGATGTCGATGATTGTCTTTAA